Genomic window (Brachionichthys hirsutus isolate HB-005 unplaced genomic scaffold, CSIRO-AGI_Bhir_v1 contig_261, whole genome shotgun sequence):
tttgtcctttgtcttttgTCCATTGGCCATGTCTACTTCACCAACATGTGTCCTTCACAGTGTGTAGACCTGTTTGCCCCTCACTTGGGGTGGGACCCCATCATAAAGTGTGTGAACGGGGATCTTGGAAACCAGCTGATGCATCAGAATGCCTTGAAAACCAACGCCCTGGTTCCTCCACACCAGTTTGTCCCCTGGGTCACCGTTAACGGGGTGAGAGCCCGTTTGGTTTAGGTAGGCGTGCCCCGccgatcggctccagcacgaccttcAGCCCCGTAACGGACAacgcggttcagaagatgaatggatggatggcattttttatttatttattttaacattttgttctcCCTTCACCATTAAGCCatgattacatgtttttggaaccCATCACTGACGATCAGTTGGAGCAGAGTGGAGCCTGttagtcatttacaaacacgtTATTAATGACCTCTTCAACACTGTATAGAAATGAAGCCTGTCTTCTTAAAAGGCACATTCATGAGTTAGTGTTTGTCCACGCTTCTTCTTGTTTCTGTGAGCAGCTTTCGGTAAATGCAGCCTCTGGTTGATTTAtttccaggttcacacagaggagctgcaaaAAGAAGCCACGTCTTCTCTCTTCACGCTGGTCTGTAGGATGTTCAAGGTGCAGTTAATGCCACTCACACACGGGTCAGGCGTTGCATTTGGGTTGTGTGTGACTGACTGGGATCACACTGAGAATGGATCTTTGGCCTGTTTTTCCCAGGGTGCCAGGACTCCGGCCTGTGGGGGGAGCCAGGGAGGATACAAAAGCTCCTTCCCCAACGAGTGAAGAGCAGCCCTCGAATACTGCAAGCACTCAACGCTTGCTCTGTTTTAGATGTGGGCACTTGACAAACTCATTATTTTTTAGGTATGTTTGATCTAAGATTTGATCTTGTTTCTAgaaatagaaaaggaaaaataaataaattgtactTACTGCAGAATTGTCATTCGTCAGTGTGATGTTTTATTAACTGAAATCATAAGGACTTTAGTAACATTTTGTGCTGGACAGTAGTCTCACTGTCCTTTAGAGTCCTCCACAACTCATAGCCTCATCGCTGTCCCACTGCCAGATAATTGATGAGGGCAACAAATAGCATTATTTCATCCTGCTGTCCTTCCTAAGAAAGCAcactgaaaaatgtaataagCACAAAGACCATATAATAAGACCATTTATCTGTTTGTCGCCGGCGCCCCCTGGCTCGCGTTgaggaacgcagcagcagcagcagctttatcggGAACGTGTTCCACGGATTAAATCaagctcctctgcagacagtaCTTACTTCTTATAAGTAAATCATTAACATGGGCTTGAGACTCTGCCAGCGTTTCAAACGGAGGCACCTTTTGTGCCGCTGTTTACCTCCTCTTCGGCATTTCCTCATTGCCTCATTTACCTGTTGTAAATTCCCCATTAGGACCAGGGTTGCCAGATCTCGCGAGACAAAAAAGCAACCAGGCCTTTGAAAACTGGGTTCTGCGGAGAGCGAGAAAATAAATCGGCTGCAGTTTTTACAATCTGTTTGGATGGATTGTAAACTGTGCGCAGTGGACCCTGCGCTTCAGGACAATGACCACAAGAGGGAGATAAACCACCTTTTCACATGATTAAACATGAGAAAAGAGATGGGATATCACACATTAACAGATGTACCAAGTACATTATAACACAGTAAAGCTCCACAAATAAATATCCTGAATTCACaaattctttcttgtttttatatatttatttccaggCGAGTCGCGCGACTGCCCTGCTcagcctctgctctgattggctagtaCTCGTTGCCATCAGGGCCAGAGCCAATTAGAAGCAGGATGTGGGTGGGGGAAAACTCTAATTATCATTTGTTTAAGTTTATAATTAAAGCAGACGCTTTAGAAAACTGCAGGCTGACATTTTACAGAAAACGTGCGGCGTCCGCAGCCAGTTGTTGCTGTCTGGCTTTATGACGCGGCGAGCGTCCAACGCGTCAGAGATGAGCGACGGAAGTACGTCATTGAAGCGGAAGTAAATCGTTCTTCTCTTCGTCTCAGGTATTCTCCGTAGTGATTCACGCATATATTCTGGAATCTTAATCTtagttgcttttctttgaacACAACTAAGCCTTGTTACTTTCATTTATGTAGCAACGTCATTGGGTAAAACAGTGCATGCATTCCTTTGAAGTTGTGCTCTTTGTAGTTGTTGTGTGACGCATCACCTCCATGCTTTGAGATGGGCCGTGGATACGCAGTAGAGCAGGCTGTGGAGGGTTACCTGTCCAAACTAGGTGCGACGCACGCGTGTCCAGTCTCGGGCCTCCTCATTGGACAGGTAAGGTTCATCTCCCGTTTGATCGATCGCTCATTTaacttctgtttgtgtgttgtgccAGCCTTCTGTCTATCTgcttgtaaatgttatttttaccgtttgtttgtgtctcctcctgagACGCAGCCAGTCAGCACGTCCTCTGTGGGGGACAGTGTCCCTTACGGAGGACATGCTGACTGGCTGGGTCCCGGGAGGAGACGGCTAGTGTCTTGCATCCTCACTacgacatgcagacagtgatTTATATGAATGACTAAACATTCCAGAGCTCTTCTCAAAGGGATTATGTCATCATGGCAAGCCGGACGCCCCCGAGGGAGGGGTCCGCGTCAACCGCCGGAAAGTCTTTGGACAAGGAGTGGGTGGCTGAGCATGCTCGCCAGGTAGACCGTATCctgattttaatgtttgagGTTTTACTGAAGTGTATTCTGTTATAACGTGCTGTGTTGCTACTGGAAGCTCGGACGGTTCATCATGAAATTATTTCTAGTCAAATGAACTAATCTCTGGGCTTTGAACACGCCATTGTTTACGTCTATTGGTGTTGCACAGCACAACTAGAGTACCAGGAATGCAGGAAAGATTATTGatcataaatgtatttgttacaGTTTCAACTAGCTAACGGATGTCTGATCAGGTGTCTCGGATGCTGCCTGGCGGCCTCGCTGTCCTGGGAGTCTTTATGATCTCTGATGCAGATGCTAAGGACACAGTAGCCACGCTCAGCCAGGTGAAATGATGTGAACCGAAGTAATGAttgtttttatggttttatgttttatggaaaggccaattaggaggggaatgagctgcttggcggaggtctgcgccatctgagtgtttttctcatttaaattatAGATTGAAATGTAGATGAAAGAGAACACAGACGCTCTATTCCCTGAAGTGTGGAGCTAAATTGGGCAGAAATCTATTTTGCCAGTATCAAGCTGTAGGAAACAAATCTTTTTACGGTCACTTAAGGTGGAGACTATTTAGTCTTAAGAGCTCTATTATTGAATTGTATCTGTATAGCAGGGATTGACAAGTCCCTTAAAGTAGCTCGCTATAATGTGTGTGCCTGTGAGtctgattctgtgtttttccagctGGTTTTTGCAGTGGAGAAGCTCATATCTTCAGAATACCTGTGGAACCCCgcagatgatgacatcacagactgcGTCACACTGCACGTCAACCCCAAGACCAGAAAGTATCCTTTtgcatactactactactactactactgtatgtGGCTGATCCTTTACCCACATCTCAGAACAATCTGCAGAACCTTTGATGTCAAAAATCCAAAGGTCAGTTCACAATGGtttcttccagctgcagccattAAAGTCGAATCATCGACCCCAAAAAGCACTGAAGCCTCTAAAATTATTTGTGGCATTATAGGCTtcaaaataactattaaatataaatataaatataattattattaatttattgtataAAACATTCCAACGGTGTAGAAGATCAACTAATCAGAGGGCTCGTCACTCGACAGGATGTGATTTAGGGACTGAGGTTTCAAACGTGAAACCGATCTCTCAGGCTGcgtgatatttatatataaaatatgaagcATTGAGCTGTTGTCAGTTCTATCAGTGGCTTTGGGTGTTTCAGAGTATGGCCAAGCTTGCCGATTGGAAGTACCACTCCGGTGTGTGTTCCTCCTGGAGCATGGTGTCATGCTGCGTAAATGTGGATATGCTGGTACCCCTGCCGGGCAGCGGAAGTGCTGCAGAGATCCTGGATGCATTTCTTAAGGTTTGTTTCAATCCTGTAAACACCTTAAATATTCAGCAAAGGCAGGAGTGAAACTTTCCTGCTCATGGTTTGTTTCAGGAAGGACTGAAAGAGTGGGCCCGCCAGATTCAGCACGGAATCTGTCTGTTTGAAGGGAAAACGCTTCCAGACGACACCGAGCTGCTCGCCGGACAGGTTGTACAAATCAAATTACACCGAGAAAGTATTttggaaagtaaataaatgtgtatacagtatatatacccCATAAAGATTGCTGACTTGGCAGTGTCATTGGATCGTTACTCAAGGGCAGGTTGGAAGTAATCGTTAAAATCAAACCCTGATTTCCTCTCTGAGGTCGTTTGCAGACGGGCTGTTGtgctttgttttatcattaattataatatttttgagCCTAATGCTTCAAAATCTTGCATCTATTCCTCAAACCAACCATCTTGGAATGAATTTCATCACTAAAACCAGAGTTTAGACGCCTTCAAGCTTTGCACCGAGTCCAGCAAATATCAATTTGCTCACGTCTGGATTGAACACGATAATTTAACAAGCATCTCAGAACAGGAACATCCATTTTAACTCGAACTGTTTTGTGTTCAATGGTCAGTCGGTGCAGATGAGGTGGACTGAAATGATCTTGTCTTTTAGCTGGCGTcgctgaaaataaaacatttgtttgggaTTATATCATCCAGATCCATTCTTATTAATCACTTTATTTACATCCAGTTCAGTCATCAGCCAATGTCTAAATGAAGGGTTAttctttaaaatgcatcaaaatCCTTTCTCTGCTGTGTGAGTGTGGTATTGACCCACTAATCATCTATGCATATCGATCAGTATTAGTCCACCGATGCCTTGTCGTCTCTTTCTTCTGCTCAGGCAGGGAAAGTGATCTTTATGGAGCATTTAGTATTTTGCATGTCCCGGTAGAACCTGATGATCTCACAGTGTTGCACCGTTTTATGATGGAGAGAATGCTGCTGTGGAATCTTCATGGTTCTGTCGGATCAGAAACTTTGTAATCGACTGAATTGAATCCATTTATCTTCTGGTCATGAGAGGCTTCCCAAACGTGGCCTCCTGACTTCTCTGTGTCTAATAAAGACTTTTGTAAGTTAACATTTCCGGTTAATCTAATTTATTCAAGCTTGGTAAAAATATAAGTATATAAATACTGAATTGTCTGGAGTACATTTATAACCACTATGTTTCATATTTTACTGTAGAAGAGGAACAGACAGACCTTTACGGTTCAACTGCTCATTTCACCGGTAGGACATACTACGCATactatataaaatatatgattgtgTATGATTACACCTCAGACCATGATTTCTGTCTACTAGGATGATCAGAGTCTATCAGATGTTGTCCAGCAGTGTGGAGGCAGCGTGTCAGTCAGAGGTGCAATCCACAGCAGAGCTTACCTCCACAGCAACAAGTCAAAGGTCAGACTGGCTGAAAAGGTAATGGCTCTTTGAACCGACCTGCGCCGCTGAAGGAGGGTCCACCGTACAGTAACCGGCCTCTGTGTGAAGCTGCTGAAGAGGGATGTGCTGTCTACGGTAGCTGCAAGggtccagatgctgctggaagagctgctgatgtcagaggaggGCGAGGGCGGGGGCGAGGGCGGCTCCAGAggcaaacatcaaacagctgcaggtaggcGGGCGTCGGGCTGGGTGGGTTCGGGTTTCCGATGGTCGTCTGCAGCTTCGACTCGATACGCATCAGCTGGTCTAGAATcgcatctccttcctgctctggcgtgctgagatgatgtcattattataaagggtCGCCATGAGCAGCACGTCGCATCATAAGCGCGTTCCCCTCcccatcggccacgccgctttgttcgctCAAACACACGAGGACGTGTGTCGATGGCGTTGAGCTGCGTAGAGACTTGTGACTCTCACCGTTAGCCGCAGCAGCCGGTCACCGGCGCCCCCTGGCTCGCGTCgaggaacgcagcagcagcagcagcagctttatcggGAACGTGTTCCTCAGATTGAATCgagctcctctgcagacagtccTTTAATGGAGGCCTTTGAGGGCATGTAGGGATTTGGCTACGGCTTTCTTTGGCTTattgcagtgcttctcaattattttctgtcacccccccgaaaaaaaaaacgctcttgtatccttattaacatacaaagaaatatgaaaaagaaagaaatatagatcaacttacaacaaagaataactttattaccattttttttagtctgcaacagaaaatgaggaagtcaagtctttcttcttctccaccgtagattgtttataaccgctcttcttctgctaatcctcccttcgcgcactctgacaatcagggcgccactgccaactactggagtggatgtgcaattacactttactctcgtaaggcaaaaaaacattttctccgcggtcacaggcgtcgcaccgcgccccccactggctggctggcttATTGTGACGAGCACATCATTGTGGCTGATTGACAGGTGTGGACTTTGTCAACTTAAATTCACTACCTGACTAAATCACTCTTGCTTCTCTCTGCTACTGTTTACAACGTTGTTATGTTGACTCCGCCCAATAATCAGATTTATTGAGCATGTAAAGTGAGAAATATTGCATTCagcatgtttgtctgtctgtaatcattttatttctggagTTTAAGACAAAAACTGGTCAGAATATTTGAACCAAAACGTTATCACTGTCTACCGTATACTGGAGCCGTGCCATTTAAAGGGAACATATTACACtattttggtgggtttgggtctttatcaacccaaaaacagttaaataaaccatccGGTCAATCCTGCCTAGTTCTGTAATCG
Coding sequences:
- the LOC137914038 gene encoding protein odr-4 homolog isoform X2 encodes the protein MGRGYAVEQAVEGYLSKLGATHACPVSGLLIGQSSSQRDYVIMASRTPPREGSASTAGKSLDKEWVAEHARQVSRMLPGGLAVLGVFMISDADAKDTVATLSQLVFAVEKLISSEYLWNPADDDITDCVTLHVNPKTRKTICRTFDVKNPKSMAKLADWKYHSGVCSSWSMVSCCVNVDMLVPLPGSGSAAEILDAFLKEGLKEWARQIQHGICLFEGKTLPDDTELLAGQKRNRQTFTVQLLISPDDQSLSDVVQQCGGSVSVRGAIHSRAYLHSNKSKVRLAEKLLKRDVLSTVAARVQMLLEELLMSEEGEGGGEGGSRGKHQTAADTFALPRRIFCPVSSCGPVCVCDYQFSDEAKAEATDRLKEMLDIDVAEEHLDTSQESPAQILERGAAAELTVGPVEALEPKRSKCVGVAMATAVALLATAASMLYLSDI
- the LOC137914038 gene encoding protein odr-4 homolog isoform X1: MGRGYAVEQAVEGYLSKLGATHACPVSGLLIGQSSSQRDYVIMASRTPPREGSASTAGKSLDKEWVAEHARQVSRMLPGGLAVLGVFMISDADAKDTVATLSQLVFAVEKLISSEYLWNPADDDITDCVTLHVNPKTRKYPFAYYYYYYYCMWLILYPHLRTICRTFDVKNPKSMAKLADWKYHSGVCSSWSMVSCCVNVDMLVPLPGSGSAAEILDAFLKEGLKEWARQIQHGICLFEGKTLPDDTELLAGQKRNRQTFTVQLLISPDDQSLSDVVQQCGGSVSVRGAIHSRAYLHSNKSKVRLAEKLLKRDVLSTVAARVQMLLEELLMSEEGEGGGEGGSRGKHQTAADTFALPRRIFCPVSSCGPVCVCDYQFSDEAKAEATDRLKEMLDIDVAEEHLDTSQESPAQILERGAAAELTVGPVEALEPKRSKCVGVAMATAVALLATAASMLYLSDI